The Treponema sp. Marseille-Q3903 genomic interval AAATTATATAACCTTGTTATGGTGCTTCTTGGCTTTTATGTATTGTACGCATTGCAAAATGTATTTGATTGCGAGTTTTACGGACTTGGAAAAACAAATTATATGCTTTTTGAATCAATAGTTACCAATTCAATTTATTATGGGATAGCATTTGCTTTGTATCTTGCAGGTAAATGGACACCGACATTAATGAGTATTGCATTATTATTCGGTGTCGGAAATGCTTTTGACAGTATTGTTTCAGGCGGAGCTTTTGCATATTTATTGAAGAAAAAGAAAATCAATATTTTTGAGGTTGAGTAATGAAATTAACATCAATATATGAACACATGGAAAAAGGAGCTGCCAAAATTCCAAATAATGCTAATTGCAAAATTATATTTAGGCATTCAATTCGTGAGAGTATTGATTTAGGTGATATCAGAAAGGCGATATTGACAAATGAAGGAATTGAATTTGCGAGGAGTTTTGGACGAAATATCGACTATCGTATTGGTTTTGTGGGTTCAAGTTCATGTGAAAGAAATATTCAAACATGTGAAGAAATATTAAATGGATGCGGCTATACACGACCGATAAATCAGGCTAAAAATGAATTGGAACTTCCGCAAGTGAGCGATAGAGAATTGAGCGATAAAATATTTAAGGACTATCAGTTTGAAAATGCAAGAATTATATATGAATTAAATAATGGTGCGCTTCCTGGATTTAATTCATTAGGTAAAGCAAGTAATATCATGCTTGATTATATTTTTGATAACGGTAATGTAGAAAATACAGTAGATTTATTCTGTACCCATGATTTTCAAATGGCAATTCTTTATGCATATTTATTTGATTTTGGAAAAATTAAAGATGATTTTATTAACAATAAATGGCCAATGATGCTTGAAGGAATGATCATTTGGGGGGCAAGAAATCATTTTTGGTGTAGTTGGAGAAATGAAGTAAAAGAGTTTATAAACACATAACACCGTTTTCAAAGCCGACAAACGTGACTGAGCCCGTTTGCGGTTTAAAACGATGTTATACGCACACGCCATTGGCGTGGTTATTTTTAGGAGAAATAATGACGACAGTATATTTTGTAAGGCATTGCAAGCCTGATGGGAAAGTAATTGATGAGCGAAACAGACCTTTGACAGATGAAGGAATTTCTGATTCATATAAAGTAATGGAAATGTTAAAAGATAAAAAAATTGATGTATTTATTTCTAGTCCATACAAAAGAAGTTTTGATTCAGTAAAAAAAGCCGCAGAGTTTTATAACAAAACGATTGAAACTGATGAAAGATTACGTGAACGCAAAGCAGGAAAAGATAGTAATAATCACGAAATGTTCAAAAAACGGTGGGAAAATCTTTGTTTTGCAGAAGATGATGGAGAATCTATTGATGCTGTACAAAAAAGAAATATTGAGGCATTGAATGAAATTCTTCAAAAATATGCGGATAAAAATATAGTCATAGGAACGCATGGAACGGCTTTAAGTAGTATATTCAATTATTATGATTCAAGTTTTAATGGAGACAGTTTTATGCGAATAATTGATTTTATGCCGTACATTGTAAAAATGGAATTTGATGGAAATGTTTTTTTATCAAAAGAAGAATTATTCCATATAAAAAAAGAATATAAGGGATAAGCATTATTTTTCCAGTAAGCTAAATCTGCTTAAAAAATGGAATCGAATTTTACGCTTTGGAGAATATGTTGTGTTTTAATCTTTCTAAAAACATACCTTTCTTGACACCATATACAACGCCACTTATAATGAGATTATGGCTCAATGGGAAAAACTGCTGGCTAAAATACTATCTCTTGATAAAGATATGCGTTTTACAGAACTCAAGAAAGTGCTACAAAGTTACGGCTATAGAATGACACAACCAAACCGAGGAAGCAGTCATTATACTTTTCGAAAAGATGGTTGTAATCCGATTACCATCCCAAAACATGAACGTTTATTTTCATCCGTTAAGCAGTGCGGCTGAAAAACACTACCGAGTTTGCCTACCGGCAAACATCGCTTATTGTATGCCGTTTCTCATTTTATTACGAAACGGCGGAAAATAAGCACTTTCAAGATTTGAAAATCTTTTCAAATGCTTATTTTAAATGAACTGATAAAAATGATTTATGTAAGAATGGTAAAAGAGGTTGTAGAATCTGAAGAGGAGCACAAGGGAAAGGAGGACTGATATGAAAACAATTGATGAATATATGAAAATGCCATATAAACTGGAAATTATTCCGGATTCAGAAGAAGCAGGTTTTGTAGCCTCATATCCAGATCTTCCGGGTTGTATAACTTGCGGTTCAACAATTTCTGATGCAGTTAATAATGCAGAAAATGCAAAAAAAGAGTGGCTTTTGGCTGCCATTGAAGAAAATATTGAAATTGCAGAGCCAGAAAGTGCCGATTCTTATTCCGGTCAATTCAAACTACGTATTCCAAAATCTTTGCACAAGACTCTTGCCGAAGATTCTAAAAAGGAAGGTGTAAGTATGAACCAATATTGTGTATATCTTCTTGCAAAGAATTCAAAAAAAGAACATGGTGTATTTACGAAAAAATAAGCTGTATTCGTACAACACCGTTTTCAAAGCCGACAAACCGCTCAAGCCGTTGTTGCGGTTTAAAACGATGTTAGATGCACACTGCACAGCAGTGGAAAACGTAGGAGACAAAAAAATGTCAGAAGAATTACCAACAATTTCAAATAATGATATTACACCGTTAATTCAAAGAGCAGTGTTACAAGTTCGATCAGATATGCAAGATAATCCTTATATTCAAGAGGCTTTAAGAGTCTTACCTGCTGGAGGCTATAGAAGTGCAATTGGTTCTTTTTGGAATGCAGTTGTTGATGATTTAAGAAATAAGATAATTTTTAGGAGTTTGAATTTATTCAATAAAGAAATTAATATAGGACATGAAATAAAAACATATGATGATTTTTTAAATTATGTAAATGATGATCAGTTAATTGAGGGTGCTTATAAAATTGGTGTAATTGGATGGGAAGCATATAAATTGCTGAAACAATCAAAAGAGGCTAGACATATTTTTTATGGTCATCCTAAAAGTAGTGACCCGTCTATTATAAAAGTTCTTTCCGTAATTGATGATTGTATAAAATATGTTTTGAATGAGGAATATCCTGTAAAAATAATCGACATTGATGAATATATTGATACATTAAAAACTGAAAATTATGATAGAAATGAAATTAGCATTGCAAATGCTTTAAATGATTTACCTGAAAATTATAAAAATGAATTATTAAGTCGTTTATTTTCAATATATATTTCGCCTGATGTAAGCAGTATTCTTTCATCAAATATAGAATTCCTATCACCTTTATTATGGAAAGTAATAAGTAAAGATATAAAAATTCAAATTACTAGGAGAGTTGATCAAGAATATCCTAAAGGAAATTTGTTAAAAACACAGAGAGCTTTTAATTTTATAAATTTAGTACATGCTAATATATATTTATCATTAAACGCTAAAAAATATTTATTGGAACCCCTCATAAAGAATTTAAAAGTTAATTTAGATAACTGGTCGCTTGAAAATGAAATGGTTAGAAAATTATCTGTATATGCTGATATAATTCCAGAAGAGCTAATTGATGATTATGTTTCTGCTATAACACATACATATGTTGGTACAGTTGGAAGTTCACTTCAATGGGCACGAACAGATTTTTATGCAAATGGTGCGGCTTGTTATATTCCTGATATGTTCGAGGCGTTTAATGATAGAATGATTGACTCTTTCATCTCTACATTAAAAACAAGTGATATATTAAAACAACGAATAAAAACACCTTCAAAAATAAGAAGATTAAGAACTTTAGGTACAATTGCATTAGGTAAATGTTCTGAAAGTTATCCTCAAAAAAATATTTTACAGCTGCTTGTTGATGATACTAAAGAATTAGAATTTCAAAAAATATTGCAAAGTAAAAACATCTAACACCCGCTTAACCTGACATTGCGGACAAGCCGCAAATGCAGGTTAAGCGAATGTTATACCCATAATCCTGAGGGGCGCTGATTTGTAAGAGCCGGGTATTTCATATTTTCGACTGAAATAAAATTTAAGGAGGAAAATATGGAAGCGGTTAGTCGAAAAGAAAATCCTGTACAAATAGTTTCAGTAGAGACTTCAAAAAGAATTACAAGTTTGCGTTATTTGTTGATAGTTTTAGTTGTATTTATACATGCAAATTTGAAACCTGATGATGCAATAAATTATTACCATTACGATTTTGTTCAACTTTATTGGATTGAGGTTGTAAGAAATTCTATTTGTGATACTTTAGGCGGACTGCAGTGCTGCTTTTCTTCTTTTTGACATCATTCTTGCAATTTTCAGAATGATAAATATAAGATATTATTAAAAAAAAGAAGTAAGTCAATTTTTCTTCCTTACATTATTTGGACAGGTATAACAATAATTTTGTATTATATAGTACAATCAATTCCCTATACTGCATTATTTTTCCAAAATCCGATAAATATTGTAAAAAATTGGAAAGGTATTGATTTGTTAAAAGTCTTTACCTATCATGATTTATCATCAGCTTAAAAACTCCATTAGTATATCAGTTTTGTTTTTTGAGAGAGTTAATGATTTTTATAGTTTTGTCCCCAATTTTGAAGTTTTTATGTGATAAATTTAGTGGTTTCATGCTTATTTTTATTTCTGTTGCAGCATTGAAAGGTATTCCTTTATTTTTTACAGTTTCTTCTTCTGCATTGTTTTTTTATGCTTCAGATTACTATTGTGCAAAATACAAAATAGATTTTTTCAAAATTGCAGATAAAATTAAAATTTATGAATATTTGATTTTATTGGTATCTGTCGTTGTATTTAATACAATTTGTGCTGGAGAATACAGTTTCGGTTTAATATCAACAATAATTTCATGCTTATTTTTTTTAAAACTTTCTTTGTATTTTGTAAAAACCAACAAAATATATTCAAAATTAAATTATATGTCTGGGTATTCTTTTTTCTTGTATGCAATACATACACCAATTTTGGGCACTGCTATAAATAAAATTACACAGAGAATAACTCCACTTCACGGAATATTGTGTTTAGTCCAATTTTTATTAGCTGCTTTTTTAACAATATTTATTGGAACTTTAATAGGAATTGCTTTGAAAAAGATTTATTTTCCATTATTTTGTTTATTGAATGGTGGAAGAAAATAAAATTTAACGTCTAACACATATAAGGTTCCGAGTTGTCAATACTAATTCTAAAAAAAGTACAACTTAGAACTGTTTTTCAAAATAAAAAAACAAAACTGAACCGTTATTCAAAGCGGATTCCAGGAAAATCATCCTGAATCGAACACATGTAGTCAGCCAACAAAAAAGGTACTGAAGAATTTCATCGGTACCTGTAAAGTCTGTAGCAAGAATTAGGTGGTAGCAAAAGCTCCGATAGTTATATAAGCAGGACAAAACATGGACAGACTGTTTTGTTATTTCAAATCAAAACTAAATATATAAAAAGGTCCAAAACGGAGTCTATTCACCGTTAAGGAAGGCATGGCATGAAGTTCAGAAAGTGCTAGGCTGTCATGCAGCATAAAATTCACATTTTTCATACGACTCGCCGGTAGTAGACCGTACGACCAAGTTTGTGTGCAATCAGATTTATTGACTTTGCCTTGCCGTATCGGGAAACAAGTTTTTAATGCTATTTCTGCCCTTTTCATTTGCACGCAGAAACATCACAGTTCCTTCTGAGAACGTTCATTTAAGATAGAATCTCATTACGGTTCCCTTCTGTAAAAATAGGATAATGCCCAGATGCGCTTATCTATCTTAGCATGATGAGACTTGAGCCTTAATGATTTTCATTAACAAGTGTAAGAACGCGCCGTTGTTGAAGCACTGTACGCCACTCTTTGGTTATGCGAAACTTATGGAATATGCGCAATTGGTAAAGCAAAACGGTATACAAACACTTAAATGCATAAAAAAATGGTGTTTGACTAAAATGCATCCAATTAAATAAAAAAAAACGGCACCGAAAATTTCGGTGCCGTTTTTTAAACTAAATCAATCTATGTTAAGATTATAATTTAGAAATCCCAACGCATACCTACGCGAAGAGCTCCGGCTCCATTGTATTTATCAACAGCAGCTGTATAGCCGTAACCTCCAAGATTGGCACCGTTAAGATTCAACGCATCCTGACCTTCACCAAAGCCCTTGTAGATATCCATGTTCCATGCAAACTGTGCATATACTATAGGAGACTTGATAACTGAAAGCTTTTTAGCAACGCCTAAAGCAATTCCAAACGGATTCAATTCATCCTTTTTAGTGTTCTTGAAATTTTTACCTGCAGCCGTACCCTTTATAGAACGTATTCCGATACCGCCGGAAACCGTAATATCGTAAGGCAATTTGACTTGTGCAATTAAAGTATTGAACAACAATTCGCTATTTGAATTATCAAGACCGTAATAAACATCCAAACCGCTTATCGTATCATTCAAGTTTTCTGCATTGAAAGCGATTCCTGCATAATTGAACAAGAATTTGCTGTCGGAAGCTCCGTATTTTTTATCTTTGCTCTCACCAATAGCTCTATAAGCAGCGTATTTAGTTTTTGCATAGGCATTTACAGAAGACTTAAAGCCTAACAAATCAGTAAGCTGATATGTTACAGAAGGATCGAATCCGAATTCTGCACCTGCTTTATCATATAGCACAGCCTCCTCCCATCCGTTTGCATAACCGTTAGCCCAACAATGCTTTACTTTACTAAGGAAGTCAGCATCGGAAGTTTTTGAGATATCGTAATGCTTCAGTTCCGTGTCCATGGTTGCTTTTAATCCGATAGAAAGTGCATCCATCGGTTTTGCGCCGAACTTAAGTGTAAGGCTCTGGCTGTTAGGGTTACCGAGCATATCTCTTAAGCGCAAATCTGCATCATCATGGTTATTGCGTACATAAAGCATGGAAGCTTCCATACCGCGCAAACGGTATTCGGCATCTACACTAAACATATCGTTTTTATATCCTGCTTTAACGTTAGCAGCAATATTTTCAATTCCATCAAATTTGCCGGAACGATAGAAAACATCCGTTGAATAACCGAAGTAATCTGCAGCTTTCCACCAATCACCCGCATGAGCATAATCCGCACCAAGTAAATCTTCGGTACTCTTATTATGAATTGCAATAAGTCCCTGAACTGCAAGTGAAACAACGGAAATTTTACCTTTAGCACCCAGAATAATATCGTTTTCTACCGGCTGGAAGAACTGGTAGTCTTTTCCGTACATTGTATTCCACTGAGCATCGAATTTCCATGCTCCGGTATCAAATGTTGCAAAAGCATATGAACCATAGTTCTCGCCCTTGCGGTCAGCAGATTTGTTAAGGTTAATACCTACTTTGAGTGTGTTGTCGCCTATTTGCT includes:
- a CDS encoding glycogen-binding domain-containing protein; its protein translation is MKKLFAFISVSLIAAAAMFAEVTVKKLDGGKLEVTFFYENPRATEVLLAGDFTSWQAGALPMTKTDKGFTLTKVFDSGTTLKYKFISDGNWTTDPSAPDLIDDGFGGKNGLAELDSLVVGSDDGAKKFPNVKFSSWTMLGSQAKFSTQKSGDATKKETKVENVALGFKSYNKLTGDLTGNMPFYIEIATSEKDYEDANVKLYDRNNNKEQNVELFKKSIGHLLSDPVTYLADGHTPDAWNENPFLGHLKFGWNTPYVNYTTGYVYAKLPSRSEITWATIADNWDAGYKHIGGFSLFENGAKLQQIGDNTLKVGINLNKSADRKGENYGSYAFATFDTGAWKFDAQWNTMYGKDYQFFQPVENDIILGAKGKISVVSLAVQGLIAIHNKSTEDLLGADYAHAGDWWKAADYFGYSTDVFYRSGKFDGIENIAANVKAGYKNDMFSVDAEYRLRGMEASMLYVRNNHDDADLRLRDMLGNPNSQSLTLKFGAKPMDALSIGLKATMDTELKHYDISKTSDADFLSKVKHCWANGYANGWEEAVLYDKAGAEFGFDPSVTYQLTDLLGFKSSVNAYAKTKYAAYRAIGESKDKKYGASDSKFLFNYAGIAFNAENLNDTISGLDVYYGLDNSNSELLFNTLIAQVKLPYDITVSGGIGIRSIKGTAAGKNFKNTKKDELNPFGIALGVAKKLSVIKSPIVYAQFAWNMDIYKGFGEGQDALNLNGANLGGYGYTAAVDKYNGAGALRVGMRWDF
- a CDS encoding histidine phosphatase family protein: MTTVYFVRHCKPDGKVIDERNRPLTDEGISDSYKVMEMLKDKKIDVFISSPYKRSFDSVKKAAEFYNKTIETDERLRERKAGKDSNNHEMFKKRWENLCFAEDDGESIDAVQKRNIEALNEILQKYADKNIVIGTHGTALSSIFNYYDSSFNGDSFMRIIDFMPYIVKMEFDGNVFLSKEELFHIKKEYKG
- a CDS encoding toxin-antitoxin system HicB family antitoxin, with translation MKTIDEYMKMPYKLEIIPDSEEAGFVASYPDLPGCITCGSTISDAVNNAENAKKEWLLAAIEENIEIAEPESADSYSGQFKLRIPKSLHKTLAEDSKKEGVSMNQYCVYLLAKNSKKEHGVFTKK
- a CDS encoding toxin HicA, translating into MAQWEKLLAKILSLDKDMRFTELKKVLQSYGYRMTQPNRGSSHYTFRKDGCNPITIPKHERLFSSVKQCG